The Algoriphagus sanaruensis genome window below encodes:
- a CDS encoding TonB-dependent receptor family protein — protein sequence MKKVITFLFFLISLGLQAQIQLKITDQITGLPLENVRVKADKTILRTNASGIVAFSGENLKITFALEGYETLEKTFSSGEFEVQLIPTVLNLSAVTVTAFESERPLLEQSAAVVTVSERDFSRFNEISPVNAFNQKAGVRIEERAPASYRVSIRGSSLRSPFGVRNVKVYWNEVPFTSPDGTTALNLLDLSNIRTSEIVKGPSGSIYGAGNGGAISLFSQPNLSENRISTDFLAGDFGLSRFRLGLSQQVGNGGIEASYVSQKSDGYREHSAVDRQVFQLGGYFHVSEKQEIRTQLLISDLDYQIPGALNADQLAANPRQARPGSINQNSSISQQSVLLSLGHLYRFSEKTSNNTTVYLNTNNFENPFILDYKKELGFGYGARTKFTHETKLGGKELRLIAGAEFQNAITDAQNFGNRAGKADTVRFADKLRTYQGFFFQQAELNLTEKLLVTLGLSENFSGYEIDRQIDAAGGRTGLQTRTFDPIVVPRVALNYRLNPFSSFYGSISSGFSPPTIDEVRTNEGSLNLDLEAEKGVNYEIGYRLGKEKFNLELIAYYLKLDETITTFTNANGVVLFRNAGSTDQKGIEASLDYAILRNASGFIKDFLVGTAYTGQFFTFIDYKKQTNDFSGNDLTGVPPHNVVSRLDIRTRPGIYLNFTHQFTEKIPLNDANTVFQESYDLVNLRAGWVKSLGNFDLELFAGVDNLLDESYSLGNDLNAFGGRFYQPAPSRNWYGGVKIGLNY from the coding sequence ATGAAAAAAGTAATCACCTTCCTCTTTTTTTTGATTTCTCTTGGGCTTCAAGCCCAAATCCAACTCAAAATTACTGATCAGATCACCGGACTTCCCTTGGAAAATGTCCGGGTCAAAGCGGATAAAACTATTCTGCGAACCAATGCTTCGGGGATTGTTGCTTTCTCAGGAGAAAATCTAAAAATCACCTTTGCCCTCGAAGGCTATGAGACCTTGGAGAAAACCTTTTCCAGTGGTGAATTTGAGGTGCAGCTGATCCCAACCGTGCTCAATCTCTCTGCTGTAACGGTAACTGCTTTTGAATCTGAGCGCCCTCTTTTGGAGCAATCAGCTGCGGTTGTGACTGTTTCTGAGCGGGACTTTAGCCGTTTTAATGAGATATCTCCAGTCAATGCCTTCAATCAAAAAGCAGGGGTTCGCATCGAGGAACGAGCACCTGCCAGCTATCGGGTGTCCATCCGTGGGAGTTCTCTTCGGTCACCTTTTGGAGTGCGAAATGTGAAAGTATATTGGAATGAGGTGCCTTTTACTTCTCCTGATGGGACCACGGCTTTGAATTTGCTCGATTTGTCCAACATCCGGACTTCCGAGATTGTAAAAGGTCCCTCGGGAAGCATTTATGGAGCAGGTAACGGTGGTGCAATTTCGCTTTTCAGTCAACCCAATTTGAGCGAGAACAGGATCTCCACCGACTTTCTAGCGGGAGATTTCGGGCTCTCCAGATTCCGCTTGGGACTATCCCAACAAGTAGGAAATGGAGGGATCGAGGCATCCTACGTCAGCCAAAAATCTGACGGTTATCGGGAGCACTCAGCAGTAGATCGACAAGTATTTCAGTTGGGAGGCTATTTCCATGTATCTGAAAAACAGGAAATCCGGACTCAATTGCTGATTTCAGATTTGGATTATCAAATCCCCGGTGCACTCAATGCAGACCAATTGGCTGCAAATCCAAGACAAGCCCGTCCAGGTTCGATCAACCAAAACAGCTCCATTTCCCAACAATCGGTCTTGCTTTCTTTGGGACATTTGTATCGCTTTTCGGAGAAAACCAGCAATAACACCACGGTCTACCTCAATACCAACAACTTCGAAAATCCATTCATTTTGGATTACAAAAAGGAATTAGGCTTTGGCTACGGGGCAAGGACCAAGTTTACTCATGAGACCAAATTGGGTGGAAAAGAACTTCGCCTGATTGCTGGAGCAGAATTTCAAAATGCCATCACCGATGCACAAAACTTTGGAAACCGCGCCGGAAAGGCCGATACGGTTCGCTTTGCTGACAAACTCCGGACGTACCAAGGCTTCTTCTTCCAGCAAGCCGAATTGAATCTGACAGAAAAGCTATTGGTTACGCTGGGCTTAAGTGAAAACTTCTCCGGCTACGAGATCGATCGGCAAATCGATGCTGCGGGCGGGCGTACAGGACTTCAAACCCGAACCTTTGATCCAATTGTGGTACCCAGAGTCGCGCTTAATTATCGATTGAATCCTTTCAGCTCGTTCTATGGCTCGATCAGCAGTGGCTTTTCCCCACCTACCATCGATGAAGTCCGAACCAATGAAGGTAGCTTGAACCTGGATCTGGAAGCTGAAAAAGGCGTGAATTACGAGATCGGTTATCGTTTAGGAAAAGAGAAATTCAACCTCGAACTCATCGCATACTACCTCAAATTGGACGAGACGATCACCACCTTTACCAATGCCAATGGCGTGGTACTCTTCCGAAATGCAGGTTCGACGGATCAAAAAGGAATTGAAGCATCTTTGGATTACGCGATCTTGAGAAATGCTAGTGGGTTCATCAAAGACTTCTTGGTCGGAACAGCCTACACCGGGCAGTTTTTCACCTTTATCGACTATAAAAAACAAACCAATGACTTTTCTGGAAATGACCTGACAGGAGTGCCTCCCCACAATGTGGTCAGCCGATTGGATATCCGAACCAGACCCGGAATCTACCTGAATTTTACCCATCAGTTTACCGAAAAAATTCCTCTGAATGATGCCAATACAGTATTTCAGGAGTCCTATGACTTGGTCAATCTAAGAGCAGGCTGGGTGAAAAGCTTGGGGAATTTCGACTTGGAGCTTTTTGCCGGAGTGGATAATCTACTGGACGAAAGCTACAGCCTGGGCAATGATCTGAATGCTTTTGGGGGAAGGTTCTATCAGCCAGCTCCATCTAGGAATTGGTATGGGGGAGTGAAAATAGGGTTGAATTATTGA
- a CDS encoding peptide deformylase yields the protein MKSIHDILKLGDPRLYEVCEPVLKSDLVNVPEWTQQLHEAMEDIRRVYGFGRGIAAPQLGIMKRMFYLNLDRPYIIINPELKGLSEELFELWDDCMSFPNLLVKVKRHQSLTLEYLDENWEKQSWTVEGAISELIQHEYDHLNGVLCTMRAIDEKSFKWKG from the coding sequence ATGAAATCCATCCACGATATCCTCAAACTCGGTGATCCTCGGCTTTATGAAGTCTGCGAACCTGTCCTAAAATCGGATCTAGTAAATGTTCCCGAGTGGACTCAGCAGCTGCACGAAGCCATGGAGGACATTCGCCGGGTGTATGGATTTGGAAGGGGAATCGCGGCCCCGCAGTTGGGCATCATGAAGCGGATGTTTTACCTCAATCTGGATCGGCCTTACATCATTATCAATCCCGAACTGAAGGGGCTCAGTGAAGAGCTTTTTGAGCTGTGGGACGACTGCATGAGCTTTCCCAATCTGCTGGTAAAAGTAAAGCGTCACCAAAGTTTGACTCTGGAATACTTGGATGAAAACTGGGAAAAACAAAGCTGGACTGTGGAAGGAGCGATTTCTGAATTGATCCAACACGAATACGATCACCTCAACGGGGTACTATGCACGATGCGGGCGATTGATGAGAAGAGTTTTAAGTGGAAGGGATAA
- a CDS encoding alpha-L-fucosidase: MKKYVLPLFALGLSFCAEKAAPPEPILPIPNERQIAWQELQFYGFVHFNMNTFSDREWGFGDEKPDQFNPTALDARQWARIAKEAGMKGLIITAKHHDGFVLWPSKYTEHSVKNSPWREGKGDLIQEFVDACREYGLKVGIYYSPWDRNHPDYGKPEYITYMRNQLTELLTNYGEIYEVWFDGANGGTGWYGGANEERKVDKFNYYDWPTTHELVRKLQPNAMMFSDAGPDVRWVGNEDGFAYETTWSNLMRDSVYAGMPDFDKWATGQENGTHWVPAESDVSIRPGWYYHTYEDHKVKTLPDLMEIYYNSIGRNSSLLINFPVDTRGLIHEKDEEAILKMAAKVKEDFAVNLAKDASFEASVDRGKGYTADLLNDDDFNSYWTTPDGQLQASVEVDFGKTVSFNRLLIQEFVNLGQRVKAFSLEKEVNGSWEKIAEGTTIGYKRILRFADTEAQKIRINFLDGKGIPVISEIGVYSAPALLFPPKITRTPEGKVTIQAAESELEVFFTTDGSAPKVGQNAYSDAFELLQPATVQAIAVDSKTGKTSDPARVDFDLAKANWKVISSDSLAIRAVDERANSYWTSKTNDLTIDLGQEVELKGFTYLPMQARYPSGYIADYALEVSGDGKSWKRVAQGEFSNIKNSPIEQIIKMDPIKARFVRLKALRTVDGNAATFGEFGVITR, translated from the coding sequence ATGAAGAAATATGTTTTGCCACTTTTTGCCCTAGGATTGAGTTTTTGTGCCGAAAAGGCCGCCCCACCAGAGCCTATTTTACCGATTCCGAACGAACGCCAAATCGCTTGGCAGGAGCTCCAGTTTTACGGATTTGTCCATTTCAATATGAATACCTTCTCCGACCGGGAATGGGGATTTGGAGATGAAAAGCCGGATCAGTTTAATCCAACCGCACTCGATGCCAGACAATGGGCAAGAATCGCCAAGGAAGCAGGCATGAAAGGCCTGATCATCACTGCCAAGCATCACGATGGATTTGTCCTTTGGCCGTCAAAGTACACCGAGCATTCGGTGAAAAACAGCCCTTGGAGGGAAGGAAAGGGCGATTTGATTCAAGAATTTGTGGACGCCTGTCGGGAATATGGACTCAAAGTCGGGATCTATTATTCCCCTTGGGACCGAAATCATCCCGACTATGGCAAGCCTGAATACATCACCTACATGCGCAATCAGCTGACGGAGTTGCTGACCAATTACGGAGAAATATACGAGGTCTGGTTTGATGGTGCCAATGGCGGAACAGGTTGGTATGGCGGAGCAAATGAGGAGCGAAAAGTGGACAAATTCAACTATTACGATTGGCCAACGACCCATGAATTGGTCCGAAAACTTCAGCCTAATGCCATGATGTTCAGCGATGCCGGACCTGATGTACGCTGGGTGGGCAACGAGGATGGCTTTGCGTACGAGACTACTTGGTCCAATTTGATGCGGGATTCAGTCTATGCAGGCATGCCTGATTTTGATAAATGGGCCACGGGTCAGGAAAATGGAACCCATTGGGTGCCCGCCGAATCCGATGTGAGCATCCGTCCGGGATGGTACTACCACACCTACGAGGATCACAAAGTGAAAACACTGCCGGACTTAATGGAAATCTATTACAACAGCATCGGGAGGAATAGCTCCCTGTTGATCAACTTCCCCGTGGATACCCGAGGCTTAATCCATGAAAAAGACGAAGAAGCCATTTTGAAAATGGCTGCCAAAGTCAAAGAAGATTTTGCAGTCAATCTTGCTAAAGATGCTTCCTTCGAAGCAAGCGTAGATCGAGGCAAAGGATACACGGCAGATTTGCTAAATGACGATGATTTCAATTCGTATTGGACGACTCCCGATGGGCAGTTGCAGGCTTCCGTGGAGGTGGATTTTGGAAAAACAGTTTCCTTCAACCGTCTCCTGATTCAGGAATTTGTCAACCTTGGGCAACGCGTGAAAGCTTTTTCCCTAGAAAAAGAAGTAAACGGTAGCTGGGAAAAAATCGCAGAAGGAACTACGATCGGGTACAAGCGGATTTTAAGATTTGCGGATACCGAAGCCCAGAAAATCCGAATCAACTTTCTGGATGGAAAAGGTATTCCGGTTATTTCTGAAATTGGGGTCTATTCCGCTCCTGCCTTGCTTTTTCCTCCGAAAATCACCCGAACTCCCGAAGGAAAAGTTACCATCCAGGCCGCAGAGTCTGAGTTGGAAGTCTTCTTCACCACGGATGGATCTGCTCCAAAAGTTGGGCAAAACGCCTATTCCGATGCCTTTGAACTCCTTCAGCCCGCTACTGTTCAGGCTATCGCGGTAGATTCCAAAACCGGAAAAACCTCCGATCCTGCCCGAGTGGATTTTGACCTAGCCAAAGCTAACTGGAAAGTCATTTCATCCGATTCGCTTGCCATTCGCGCCGTTGATGAGCGGGCTAATTCTTATTGGACTTCAAAAACCAATGACCTGACCATTGATCTGGGTCAGGAAGTGGAACTGAAAGGTTTTACCTATCTGCCGATGCAAGCCAGATACCCAAGTGGATACATCGCCGATTATGCTTTGGAAGTGAGTGGAGATGGGAAAAGCTGGAAGCGAGTCGCTCAAGGTGAATTTTCCAATATCAAAAACAGCCCGATTGAGCAAATCATCAAAATGGATCCAATCAAGGCCCGATTTGTTAGGCTAAAGGCCCTTCGAACCGTAGATGGGAATGCAGCTACGTTTGGGGAGTTTGGGGTCATCACCCGCTAA
- a CDS encoding GMC oxidoreductase, whose protein sequence is MANLNIRSKQERTYQAIVIGSGISGAWAAKEFCDLGVKTLMLERGRNVEHIKDYPTTNLLPYEFPHRNQIPQEIQEANPVISRCYAFREDAMHFFVKDTDHPYVQEKPFDWIRGYQVGGKSLLWARQVQRWSDFDFDGPARDGFAVDWPIRYKDIEKWYSHVEKFAGVSGFKDGIPHLPDGEFLPGYELNVVEKYFAEQLKKHYGNDRHMISARCAHIHGNAEYYAQQGRAMCQNRNLCQRGCPFGGYFSSNSSTIPWALKTGNLTLRPDAVVHSIIYDEEKGKATGVRIIDRLTKETEEFYADVIFVNAAALNTNAILLNSTSNRFPNGLGNDNGLLGKFVAFHNYRARVSGEYEGHSEFTTSGGRPTSGYFPRFRNVYKQETDFLRGYAAGFSASRGVGPDTSGIGMDLKNSLLNPDKYGPWRVGSHMMGETIPKETNFVALDPNQKDEWGMPQLRISVDYDDNDEKMVKDYIEQMTEMFTKAGFTNIQSADSKQAPGLDIHEMGGVRMGKDPKTSLLNANHQLHAVPNVYVTDGASMTSTSTQNPSLTYMAFAARAAHHAVAESKK, encoded by the coding sequence ATGGCTAATCTGAATATCCGTAGCAAACAGGAACGAACCTATCAAGCCATCGTCATCGGTTCGGGCATCAGTGGTGCTTGGGCTGCCAAAGAGTTTTGCGATTTGGGTGTAAAAACTCTGATGCTGGAGCGCGGCCGCAATGTGGAGCACATCAAAGACTACCCGACTACCAATCTCCTTCCTTACGAGTTTCCCCATCGGAACCAGATTCCTCAGGAGATTCAAGAAGCCAATCCGGTCATCAGCCGATGCTATGCCTTCCGTGAAGATGCGATGCACTTTTTCGTCAAAGACACTGATCATCCTTATGTGCAGGAGAAGCCTTTTGACTGGATTCGAGGCTATCAGGTAGGTGGTAAATCGCTTCTTTGGGCCAGACAGGTACAGCGTTGGTCTGACTTTGATTTTGACGGGCCGGCACGAGATGGTTTTGCGGTGGATTGGCCGATTCGATACAAAGACATCGAAAAATGGTACAGCCATGTGGAGAAATTTGCTGGGGTTTCAGGTTTCAAAGACGGCATTCCACATCTTCCCGACGGGGAGTTTTTACCTGGGTATGAGCTGAACGTGGTGGAGAAATACTTTGCTGAGCAACTCAAAAAGCACTACGGCAATGACCGACACATGATCTCAGCCCGCTGTGCGCACATCCATGGCAATGCCGAATACTACGCCCAGCAGGGTCGGGCCATGTGCCAAAACCGAAATCTCTGTCAGCGAGGATGTCCGTTTGGGGGCTACTTCAGTTCCAACTCATCGACCATTCCTTGGGCTTTGAAAACGGGCAACTTGACCCTCCGACCTGATGCGGTAGTTCACTCCATTATTTATGATGAAGAAAAAGGAAAAGCGACCGGGGTACGCATCATCGACCGCCTGACCAAAGAGACGGAGGAATTCTATGCTGATGTGATCTTTGTGAATGCCGCAGCGCTAAATACCAATGCGATTTTGCTCAACTCGACTTCAAACCGTTTCCCGAATGGACTGGGTAATGATAATGGACTGCTTGGCAAATTCGTAGCTTTCCATAATTACAGAGCCCGAGTTTCCGGAGAATACGAAGGTCATTCCGAATTCACCACTTCCGGAGGTAGACCGACGAGCGGTTATTTTCCAAGATTCAGAAACGTATATAAGCAGGAGACAGACTTCCTTCGAGGCTATGCAGCGGGATTCTCTGCCAGCCGTGGCGTAGGACCGGACACCAGCGGCATCGGCATGGACTTGAAAAACAGTCTCCTCAATCCGGACAAATATGGTCCTTGGCGAGTGGGTTCCCACATGATGGGCGAGACCATCCCGAAGGAAACCAACTTTGTCGCCCTCGATCCGAATCAAAAAGATGAATGGGGCATGCCTCAGCTTCGAATCAGCGTAGACTACGACGATAACGATGAGAAAATGGTCAAAGACTACATCGAGCAGATGACGGAGATGTTTACCAAAGCTGGATTTACCAATATCCAATCTGCCGACAGTAAGCAGGCGCCGGGCTTGGACATTCACGAAATGGGAGGGGTAAGAATGGGCAAGGATCCGAAAACTTCCCTACTCAATGCCAACCATCAGCTGCATGCCGTGCCGAATGTCTATGTGACTGACGGCGCTTCGATGACTTCTACTTCTACACAAAATCCATCCCTAACCTATATGGCATTTGCGGCAAGAGCGGCGCATCATGCAGTGGCGGAAAGCAAAAAGTAA
- a CDS encoding DNA alkylation repair protein, with amino-acid sequence MSGLTEQIIEALKDKAIPEKALFFPRFFKTGPGEYGEGDLFLGVTVPVQRQIAKQFFKEISLEELTLLIQHPFHEVRLTGLLALVYRFEKTKSEPAQKELVDFYLSHLDHVNNWDLVDSSCHQILGNFYWKRDKELFYELADSGHLWRQRVAMISSLFWIKRGEFADALALAEKLKNHPHDLMHKGVGWMLREIGNRNFEVELKFLKKHYPTMPRTALRYAIEKFPEDLRQDFLKGRI; translated from the coding sequence ATGAGTGGTTTGACCGAACAAATTATCGAAGCCCTGAAAGACAAAGCTATACCGGAAAAAGCTTTGTTTTTCCCTCGATTTTTTAAAACAGGACCTGGAGAATACGGAGAAGGAGATCTTTTTTTGGGGGTAACAGTTCCCGTTCAACGGCAAATTGCCAAGCAATTTTTTAAAGAAATAAGCTTAGAAGAACTTACTCTTTTGATTCAACATCCATTTCACGAGGTTCGGTTGACTGGTCTATTGGCTTTGGTATATCGCTTTGAAAAAACCAAGTCAGAACCAGCGCAAAAAGAACTAGTGGACTTTTACCTTTCTCATCTAGACCATGTAAACAACTGGGATCTGGTGGATAGCTCATGTCACCAGATATTGGGGAATTTTTACTGGAAAAGGGATAAGGAGCTATTCTACGAACTGGCAGATTCCGGGCACCTCTGGCGGCAACGGGTAGCCATGATCAGCAGCCTATTTTGGATCAAAAGAGGGGAGTTTGCTGATGCTTTGGCATTGGCAGAAAAGCTCAAAAACCATCCCCATGACCTCATGCACAAAGGTGTCGGCTGGATGCTACGGGAAATCGGAAATCGGAATTTTGAAGTGGAACTAAAGTTTCTGAAAAAGCACTATCCAACCATGCCTAGGACTGCTTTACGGTACGCCATTGAGAAATTTCCAGAAGACTTGAGGCAGGATTTTTTGAAAGGAAGGATTTAA
- a CDS encoding ABC-F family ATP-binding cassette domain-containing protein has translation MNYLSVENLSKAFGERKLFSNISFGISQGQKIALVGINGAGKSTLMKIIMGQEIADTGQVAINNSVKIAYVHQNPVFDSNLTIYQTIFDQSNSEVLRVIEDYHKAMLDSERGIDNSAQMSKLFEKMDALQAWDFEYQVKEVLGKLGLHDTELSVGNLSGGQRKRVALAKAILEKPDLLLLDEPTNHLDLETIEWLEDYLAKANLSIFMVTHDRYFLDKVTNEILELDQGKIHRYQGNYGYFLDKKAERLQIEDIEIEKAKSLYKKELDWIRRQPKARGTKAKYRVDAFEETKEKAFTKREERDIELTVSTQRLGNKILEIEKIGKSFDEKTLVKDFSYIFKKKDRIGIVGPNGAGKTTFLKMITGLLEPDAGKITVGQTTLFGYYRQEEDRFDEEKRLIDVVKEVAEVVVLDKGQTITVSQFLTQFGFPPKQQFTPIGKMSGGERRRLQLLMVLIKNPNFLILDEPTNDLDLMTLNILEEFLDTFPGCLIIVSHDRYFMDRLVEHLFVFEGAGVIRDFPGNYTDFREWEKENSIQYQDTSIKTLEPRNEIQDTKSEEKQVKVEKSIAATKVKASFKQKQEFKKINETIAKLEDEKATLTDQIATGTSDVNLLMTWSNRLLAIDGELEELELAWLELSELDGIED, from the coding sequence ATGAATTACCTTTCAGTTGAGAATCTCAGTAAGGCTTTCGGGGAACGGAAGCTTTTTTCAAATATCTCTTTCGGCATTTCCCAAGGACAGAAAATCGCCCTCGTTGGTATCAATGGGGCGGGCAAGTCCACCCTAATGAAAATCATCATGGGGCAAGAAATTGCCGACACCGGTCAAGTGGCCATCAACAACTCCGTAAAGATTGCCTATGTGCATCAGAACCCGGTGTTTGACTCCAACCTGACGATTTATCAGACCATTTTTGACCAAAGTAATTCGGAGGTCCTTCGGGTGATCGAGGACTATCACAAAGCCATGTTGGACTCCGAGCGGGGAATTGACAACTCGGCCCAAATGTCCAAGCTGTTTGAGAAAATGGATGCGTTGCAGGCCTGGGATTTTGAGTATCAGGTGAAAGAAGTTCTGGGAAAATTGGGCCTCCACGATACCGAACTTTCCGTAGGGAATCTCTCCGGCGGTCAGCGGAAGCGGGTGGCTTTGGCCAAGGCCATTTTGGAAAAGCCAGATTTACTTCTACTCGACGAACCTACCAACCACCTCGATCTGGAAACGATCGAATGGCTGGAAGATTACTTGGCCAAGGCCAACTTGTCCATCTTTATGGTTACGCACGACCGTTACTTTTTGGATAAAGTGACCAATGAAATTCTCGAACTTGATCAGGGGAAAATCCATAGGTACCAAGGCAACTATGGCTACTTTTTGGATAAAAAAGCTGAGCGGCTTCAGATCGAAGACATTGAGATCGAAAAGGCTAAAAGCCTCTATAAAAAGGAGTTGGACTGGATTCGTCGTCAGCCCAAAGCCCGAGGAACCAAGGCTAAATACCGCGTGGATGCATTCGAAGAAACCAAAGAAAAAGCTTTCACCAAGCGGGAGGAGCGAGATATCGAACTGACGGTTTCCACTCAACGGCTAGGAAACAAGATCCTGGAGATCGAAAAAATCGGCAAATCCTTTGACGAAAAGACGCTTGTTAAGGACTTTTCCTACATCTTCAAAAAGAAAGATCGAATCGGGATTGTAGGGCCCAACGGTGCAGGAAAGACGACTTTTCTGAAAATGATCACGGGCTTACTTGAGCCGGATGCTGGAAAAATAACAGTTGGTCAAACTACCTTATTTGGCTATTACCGTCAGGAAGAAGACCGTTTTGACGAAGAAAAGCGATTGATCGATGTGGTGAAGGAAGTGGCCGAAGTCGTGGTCCTGGACAAAGGTCAGACGATCACCGTGAGTCAGTTTTTGACGCAGTTTGGTTTTCCACCCAAGCAACAATTCACACCGATTGGAAAGATGAGTGGAGGTGAGCGCCGCCGACTTCAGCTTTTAATGGTGTTGATCAAGAATCCAAACTTCCTGATCCTGGACGAACCGACCAACGATCTGGATTTGATGACCCTGAATATCTTGGAGGAATTTCTGGATACGTTTCCGGGTTGCTTGATCATTGTTTCTCACGATCGATACTTTATGGATCGACTGGTGGAGCACTTGTTTGTATTTGAAGGGGCGGGTGTGATTCGGGATTTCCCTGGGAATTATACTGATTTCAGGGAATGGGAGAAAGAAAACAGTATTCAGTATCAAGACACAAGTATCAAGACTTTAGAGCCAAGAAACGAGATCCAAGACACAAAAAGCGAGGAAAAACAGGTCAAAGTAGAAAAGTCCATTGCGGCAACGAAGGTCAAGGCGAGTTTTAAGCAAAAACAAGAATTCAAGAAGATCAACGAGACGATTGCTAAGTTGGAGGATGAAAAGGCAACACTGACGGATCAAATTGCAACTGGTACCTCTGATGTCAACTTGTTGATGACTTGGTCTAATCGACTTCTTGCCATAGATGGCGAATTGGAAGAATTGGAGCTGGCTTGGCTAGAATTGAGTGAATTGGATGGGATAGAGGATTGA
- a CDS encoding pyridoxal-phosphate dependent enzyme translates to MNFPSLSDIRAAHARIQSFIHRTPIMTSSAINEIAGCEIYFKCENFQKVGAFKARGAANAVMKLSPEERAKGVATHSSGNHAAALARAASVAGIPSYIVMPSNAPEIKKKAVKGYGGEIIECEPNLKARETTLEAVVARTGATFIPPYDFMDVIEGQATCALELLENQPNLDIVMAPVGGGGLLGGTALTAHYINPEIEVIAGEPTGADDAFRSFRAGHIIPQTGPNTIADGLLTSLGKLNFELIQAYVDDILLATDPQIIEAMRLVYERMKIIIEPSCAVPLAALLANKERFAGKKVGIILSGGNVDLGKLPF, encoded by the coding sequence ATGAATTTTCCGTCTCTTTCCGATATCCGCGCGGCACATGCCCGCATTCAGTCGTTTATCCACCGCACCCCAATCATGACCTCCTCCGCGATCAATGAAATCGCAGGTTGCGAGATCTATTTTAAATGCGAAAACTTCCAGAAAGTCGGTGCTTTCAAAGCCCGAGGAGCTGCCAATGCCGTGATGAAGCTGAGCCCTGAGGAAAGAGCCAAAGGAGTCGCAACACACTCCTCCGGAAATCATGCTGCCGCCCTCGCCCGCGCTGCCAGTGTGGCGGGAATTCCTTCTTACATCGTCATGCCTTCCAATGCACCAGAGATCAAAAAGAAAGCGGTCAAAGGCTATGGAGGCGAGATCATCGAGTGCGAACCCAACCTGAAAGCCCGGGAAACAACCCTAGAAGCGGTTGTAGCACGAACTGGAGCAACGTTTATTCCTCCTTATGATTTCATGGACGTAATCGAAGGTCAGGCCACTTGTGCGCTCGAACTTTTGGAAAATCAACCGAATCTTGATATCGTCATGGCTCCTGTAGGAGGTGGTGGACTTTTGGGGGGAACAGCTTTGACAGCCCATTACATCAATCCGGAAATCGAAGTCATCGCAGGCGAACCCACTGGTGCGGATGATGCTTTCCGATCTTTTCGTGCAGGACATATCATCCCTCAAACGGGCCCAAACACCATCGCCGACGGGCTCTTGACTTCGCTGGGTAAGTTGAACTTTGAGTTGATTCAAGCCTATGTGGATGACATCCTACTTGCCACCGACCCTCAGATCATCGAAGCTATGCGACTGGTGTATGAGCGAATGAAGATCATCATCGAGCCTTCCTGTGCAGTTCCATTGGCAGCTCTTTTAGCGAATAAGGAAAGGTTCGCAGGCAAAAAAGTGGGAATCATCCTCTCCGGTGGGAATGTGGATTTGGGGAAATTGCCGTTTTAA
- a CDS encoding gluconate 2-dehydrogenase subunit 3 family protein — MNRRHALRHIALISGGLALIPSCDFSKDDILAAYKNLKVTASQKALLAAISDTIIPAGEIKGALDLEVPDFILVMVNDCFTKENQEKFTAGLTAFPDYVKESKGKKYNELSTKEKEQLILDAAKLEGDDSEEGKRKAAIVYFLNSTKRFTIQGYMASEYIQTEIIPYSLIPGEYNGAVLITDLQKPRING; from the coding sequence ATGAACAGACGACATGCTTTGCGGCATATTGCGCTGATATCCGGAGGTCTTGCCCTGATCCCTTCCTGTGACTTCAGCAAAGACGACATCCTCGCCGCCTACAAAAATCTGAAAGTTACCGCCTCCCAAAAAGCGCTTCTTGCTGCCATTTCAGATACTATCATTCCAGCCGGAGAAATCAAAGGTGCGCTTGATCTTGAGGTGCCTGACTTTATCCTCGTGATGGTCAATGACTGCTTTACCAAGGAAAATCAGGAGAAATTCACCGCCGGATTGACGGCTTTTCCGGATTATGTCAAGGAATCAAAAGGCAAGAAATACAACGAGCTTTCGACCAAGGAAAAAGAGCAACTTATTCTCGATGCGGCTAAGCTGGAAGGAGATGATTCTGAAGAAGGTAAACGAAAAGCAGCGATCGTCTACTTCCTCAATTCCACCAAGCGATTTACCATCCAAGGATACATGGCATCCGAATACATCCAAACTGAAATCATTCCATATTCCCTAATACCTGGCGAATACAACGGCGCCGTATTGATCACTGACCTTCAAAAACCACGCATCAATGGCTAA